One Nocardioides aromaticivorans genomic window carries:
- a CDS encoding FAS1-like dehydratase domain-containing protein, protein MPSDSLVGRAFPPTQPTTVTEEAVRAFVDAVGGSTGDAVPPTFPIVVTFAALQDFLAAEQIELSRIVHGDQRFRYERPVVVGDVLTATLTVTGVRSIGGNDIISTSSEITDASGAVVCTATATIVHRGGAA, encoded by the coding sequence ATGCCGAGCGACTCCCTCGTCGGACGCGCCTTCCCCCCGACGCAGCCCACGACCGTGACCGAGGAGGCCGTCCGGGCCTTCGTCGACGCGGTCGGTGGCAGCACCGGCGACGCCGTCCCGCCGACCTTCCCCATCGTCGTCACCTTCGCCGCGCTCCAGGACTTCCTCGCGGCCGAGCAGATCGAGCTGTCCCGCATCGTCCACGGCGACCAGCGCTTCCGCTACGAGCGCCCCGTCGTGGTCGGTGACGTGCTGACCGCCACGCTCACCGTGACCGGCGTCCGCTCGATCGGCGGCAACGACATCATCAGCACGTCGAGCGAGATCACCGACGCCTCCGGCGCCGTCGTGTGTACGGCGACCGCCACCATCGTCCACCGCGGAGGTGCCGCATGA
- a CDS encoding aminotransferase class I/II-fold pyridoxal phosphate-dependent enzyme, which yields MTSSTPLADLSADDLAARLTTVRADYDALKERGLKLDLTRGKPGADQLDLSNALLGLPTSYKDRAGTDVRNYGGLDGLPELREIFADLLGVDVSTVVCGGNSSLTMMYQVLTALILKGGPDSPRPWSQEPVVKFVCPVPGYDRHFTMLAELGIEMVTVPMTPDGPDPVAVRALVADDPSVKGMWIVPTYANPTGAVCSAEVAAELMAMPTAAPDFRIFWDNAYAVHHLTDDEIKSADALGLAAASGHPNRPIMFASTSKITFAGAGVAALAASPENRAWYLQRLGFAAIGPDKVNHLRHVEFFGDADGVRAHMRKHRDLIAPKFAAVEDALTGRLAGLGIAEWTVPTGGYFVNLDVLDGTAARVVTLAKEAGIALTPAGSAFPHSNDPNDRNIRLAPTFPVLAEVEAAMAGVAVCVELAALEKLTA from the coding sequence GTGACCTCCTCGACGCCGCTCGCCGACCTGTCCGCCGACGACCTCGCCGCGCGCCTGACGACGGTCCGCGCCGACTACGACGCGCTCAAGGAGCGCGGGCTGAAGCTCGACCTCACGCGCGGCAAGCCGGGCGCCGACCAGCTCGACCTGTCGAACGCGCTGCTGGGCCTGCCGACGTCGTACAAGGACCGGGCGGGCACGGACGTGCGCAACTACGGCGGCCTCGACGGCCTGCCGGAGCTCCGCGAGATCTTCGCCGACCTGCTCGGCGTGGACGTCTCGACCGTCGTCTGCGGCGGCAACTCGAGCCTGACGATGATGTACCAGGTGCTGACCGCCCTCATCCTCAAGGGTGGCCCCGACTCCCCGCGGCCGTGGTCGCAGGAGCCGGTCGTGAAGTTCGTCTGCCCCGTGCCCGGCTACGACCGTCACTTCACGATGCTCGCCGAGCTCGGCATCGAGATGGTGACCGTGCCGATGACCCCCGACGGCCCCGACCCGGTCGCCGTGCGGGCGCTGGTCGCCGACGACCCGAGCGTCAAGGGCATGTGGATCGTGCCGACCTACGCCAACCCGACCGGAGCCGTGTGCTCCGCCGAGGTCGCCGCCGAGCTGATGGCGATGCCGACGGCCGCGCCGGACTTCCGGATCTTCTGGGACAACGCCTACGCCGTGCACCACCTGACCGACGACGAGATCAAGAGCGCCGACGCGCTCGGCCTCGCCGCCGCGTCGGGCCACCCGAACCGGCCGATCATGTTCGCCTCGACCTCGAAGATCACCTTCGCGGGCGCCGGCGTCGCGGCGCTCGCCGCCTCGCCCGAGAACCGTGCCTGGTACCTCCAGCGGCTCGGCTTCGCGGCGATCGGCCCCGACAAGGTCAACCACCTGCGTCACGTCGAGTTCTTCGGCGACGCCGACGGCGTGCGGGCCCACATGCGCAAGCACCGCGACCTGATCGCCCCCAAGTTCGCCGCGGTCGAGGACGCCCTCACCGGCCGGCTCGCGGGCCTGGGCATCGCCGAGTGGACCGTCCCCACCGGCGGCTACTTCGTCAACCTCGACGTCCTCGACGGTACGGCGGCCCGCGTGGTCACCCTCGCCAAGGAGGCCGGCATCGCGCTGACCCCCGCCGGCTCGGCCTTCCCCCACAGCAACGACCCCAACGACCGCAACATCCGGCTCGCGCCGACCTTCCCGGTGCTGGCCGAGGTGGAGGCCGCGATGGCCGGGGTGGCCGTGTGTGTCGAGCTGGCGGCGCTGGAGAAGCTGACGGCCTGA
- a CDS encoding DUF4232 domain-containing protein produces the protein MRRLLGTLLVVLVLPACSTDDGSEPGADAPVESVGTTAPPGLEEVPPGYDQQLDGPPPAKDDDLDGAALTALLRTRASVAADGHCTRDQVFVRLAGFDLSLGHRYSRIEVRNDSDRSCVVEGVPGIGVRGAWGSRFVPEVEHTDRDLNGEPIAAVPVRLAPGERAAALIEWTGDLAGAESEQASMLVVQLASGQVPVPVPAVADGERIDIGQFTTIRLAPFVAG, from the coding sequence GTGAGGCGACTTCTCGGGACGCTGCTCGTCGTTCTGGTGCTCCCGGCCTGCTCGACCGATGACGGTTCGGAGCCCGGCGCGGACGCCCCGGTCGAGTCCGTCGGCACCACGGCGCCACCGGGCCTCGAGGAGGTCCCTCCCGGCTACGACCAGCAGCTGGACGGCCCGCCGCCGGCCAAGGACGACGACCTCGACGGAGCCGCGCTCACCGCGCTCCTGCGCACACGGGCATCGGTCGCGGCCGACGGCCATTGCACCCGCGACCAGGTCTTCGTGAGACTGGCGGGCTTCGACCTCTCCCTGGGCCACCGCTACTCGCGGATCGAGGTGCGCAACGACTCGGACCGGTCCTGCGTCGTGGAGGGCGTGCCCGGCATCGGCGTGCGTGGCGCGTGGGGGTCGCGGTTCGTGCCCGAGGTCGAGCACACCGACCGGGACCTGAACGGCGAGCCGATCGCGGCGGTGCCCGTCCGGCTGGCGCCGGGGGAGCGGGCCGCCGCCCTGATCGAGTGGACCGGCGACCTCGCCGGGGCCGAGTCCGAGCAGGCGTCGATGCTGGTCGTCCAGCTGGCGTCGGGCCAGGTCCCCGTCCCGGTGCCCGCGGTGGCCGACGGGGAGCGCATCGACATCGGCCAGTTCACGACGATCCGGCTGGCGCCGTTCGTCGCCGGCTGA
- a CDS encoding UDP-N-acetylmuramate dehydrogenase, which translates to MPDPTLADLTTLRLGGPAGRYVPVADADALVAAVTEADAAGESVLLVGGGSNLVVADEGFAGTVVHLVGGGVHVDGDACGVASVTVAAGEPWDGFVARAVAEGWVGVEALSGIPGTTGATPVQNVGAYGQEVAQTIARVRVWDRVLKGQRTFSAEECRFAYRHSRFKADPARHLVLDVTFEFHAGELSAPVAYAELARTLGVEQGERAPLAEVREAVLGLRRGKGMVLDAADHDTWSAGSFFTNPIVDPALVPDGAPSYPQPDGSVKTSAAWLIDHAGFGKGHGLDRPGARVSLSTKHTLALTNRGGATTAELLDLAREVRDGVRERFGITLVNEPVLVGTSL; encoded by the coding sequence GTGCCTGACCCCACGCTCGCCGACCTCACCACCCTGCGGCTCGGCGGCCCCGCCGGCCGCTACGTGCCGGTGGCGGACGCCGACGCCCTCGTCGCGGCCGTGACCGAGGCGGATGCCGCCGGGGAGTCGGTGCTGCTCGTCGGCGGCGGCAGCAACCTCGTCGTGGCCGACGAGGGCTTCGCCGGGACGGTCGTCCACCTCGTCGGCGGCGGGGTGCACGTCGACGGGGACGCCTGCGGCGTCGCCAGCGTGACCGTCGCCGCGGGGGAGCCGTGGGACGGCTTCGTGGCGCGCGCGGTCGCGGAGGGCTGGGTGGGCGTCGAGGCGCTCTCCGGCATCCCCGGGACCACCGGCGCCACCCCGGTGCAGAACGTCGGCGCCTACGGCCAGGAGGTGGCCCAGACGATCGCCCGCGTGCGGGTCTGGGACCGCGTGCTCAAGGGCCAGCGCACCTTCTCCGCCGAGGAGTGCCGCTTCGCCTACCGCCACTCGCGGTTCAAGGCCGACCCCGCACGGCACCTCGTCCTCGACGTCACCTTCGAGTTCCACGCCGGCGAGCTGTCCGCGCCGGTCGCGTACGCCGAGCTCGCCCGCACCCTCGGCGTCGAGCAGGGGGAGCGCGCACCGCTGGCCGAGGTCCGGGAGGCCGTGCTCGGCCTGCGCCGCGGCAAGGGGATGGTGCTCGACGCGGCCGACCACGACACGTGGAGCGCAGGCTCGTTCTTCACCAACCCCATCGTCGACCCTGCGCTGGTGCCCGACGGTGCGCCGTCGTACCCGCAGCCGGACGGGAGCGTGAAGACCAGCGCCGCGTGGCTGATCGACCACGCCGGCTTCGGCAAGGGCCACGGCCTCGACCGGCCGGGGGCGCGGGTCTCGCTGTCGACCAAGCACACGCTGGCGCTGACCAACCGCGGCGGCGCCACGACGGCCGAGCTGCTCGACCTGGCCCGCGAGGTCCGCGACGGGGTGCGCGAACGGTTCGGGATCACCCTGGTCAACGAGCCGGTGCTGGTCGGCACCAGCCTCTGA
- a CDS encoding ABC transporter ATP-binding protein yields the protein MGVDVAVTNLTKQFGKQLIWKGVTLTLPAGEISVMLGPSGTGKSVFLKALIGLVKPDEGSIVIEGTDIASCSEKELYEVRKLFGVLFQDGAMFGSMNLYDNVAFPLREHTKKGESEIRDIVMEKMDLVGLLGAEMKLPGEISGGMRKRAGLARALVLDPEILLIDEPDSGLDPVRTSFINQLFVDLNAQIDATFLIVTHDIHSVRIVPDQIGLLYHKHLAMYGPREMLLSSDEPVVRQFLNAQTVGPIGMSEEKDADQLAAEKDMDLPPLPPIPLQLEPSNGIPRRAQRAPGAWCRENGITPPPGSFTKEAEHASGSSQH from the coding sequence ATGGGCGTCGATGTAGCGGTGACGAACCTGACGAAGCAGTTCGGCAAGCAGCTGATCTGGAAGGGCGTGACCCTCACCCTGCCCGCAGGCGAGATCTCCGTGATGCTCGGCCCGTCCGGTACGGGCAAGTCCGTCTTCCTCAAGGCGCTGATCGGCCTGGTCAAGCCCGACGAGGGCTCGATCGTCATCGAGGGCACCGACATCGCCTCCTGCTCCGAGAAGGAGCTCTACGAGGTCCGCAAGCTGTTCGGCGTGCTGTTCCAGGACGGCGCGATGTTCGGCTCGATGAACCTCTACGACAACGTCGCCTTCCCGCTGCGCGAGCACACCAAGAAGGGCGAGTCCGAGATCCGTGACATCGTCATGGAGAAGATGGACCTCGTCGGTCTGCTCGGCGCGGAGATGAAGCTCCCCGGTGAGATCTCCGGTGGTATGCGCAAGCGTGCCGGCCTGGCCCGCGCGCTGGTGCTCGACCCCGAGATCCTGCTGATCGACGAGCCGGACTCGGGCCTCGACCCCGTGCGCACGTCGTTCATCAACCAGCTCTTCGTCGACCTGAACGCCCAGATCGACGCGACCTTCCTGATCGTGACGCACGACATCCACTCGGTCCGGATCGTGCCCGACCAGATCGGCCTGCTCTACCACAAGCACCTGGCCATGTACGGCCCGCGCGAGATGCTGCTGTCGTCCGACGAGCCGGTCGTGCGCCAGTTCCTCAACGCGCAGACCGTCGGCCCGATCGGCATGTCCGAGGAGAAGGACGCCGACCAGCTGGCCGCTGAGAAGGACATGGACCTCCCGCCGCTCCCGCCCATCCCGCTGCAGCTCGAGCCCTCCAACGGCATCCCGCGTCGCGCCCAGCGCGCGCCCGGCGCCTGGTGCCGGGAGAACGGCATCACGCCGCCCCCGGGTTCCTTCACCAAGGAAGCCGAGCACGCCAGTGGATCCTCGCAGCACTGA
- the rplJ gene encoding 50S ribosomal protein L10, with the protein MARADKQAAVAEIAESFSESAGAVLTEYRGLTVKELQDLRRSLGANANYAVVKNTLAKLAAKEAGIDGFDDLLTGPTAIAFIKGDVVEAAKGLRDFAKANPTLVIKGGVLDGNLLDASAIAKLADLESREVLLGKLAGAMLASLSQAVYLLNAPLAQAARLAGALEAKAQEDPSILAGGAGTPVAAEEAPAAEAEAPADEAPAEEAAPEEPAADAASDEGDTAEA; encoded by the coding sequence ATGGCGCGGGCAGACAAGCAGGCCGCCGTCGCGGAGATCGCTGAGTCGTTCAGCGAGTCCGCAGGCGCTGTGCTGACCGAGTACCGCGGTCTCACCGTCAAGGAGCTGCAGGACCTTCGCCGCTCCCTCGGTGCGAACGCCAACTACGCCGTGGTCAAGAACACGCTGGCCAAGCTCGCCGCCAAGGAGGCGGGCATCGATGGCTTCGACGACCTGCTGACCGGTCCGACCGCGATCGCCTTCATCAAGGGCGACGTCGTCGAGGCGGCCAAGGGTCTGCGTGACTTTGCCAAGGCGAACCCCACCCTCGTGATCAAGGGTGGCGTTCTGGACGGCAACCTCCTCGACGCGTCCGCGATCGCCAAGCTGGCCGATCTCGAGTCGCGCGAGGTGCTCCTGGGCAAGCTGGCGGGCGCGATGCTCGCTTCGCTCAGCCAGGCCGTCTACCTCCTCAACGCCCCGCTCGCCCAGGCTGCCCGGCTCGCCGGCGCCCTGGAGGCGAAGGCCCAGGAGGACCCCTCGATCCTCGCAGGTGGTGCCGGTACGCCGGTCGCCGCCGAGGAGGCCCCGGCCGCTGAGGCCGAGGCCCCCGCCGACGAGGCTCCCGCTGAGGAGGCGGCTCCCGAGGAGCCCGCCGCCGACGCTGCCTCTGACGAGGGCGACACCGCCGAGGCCTGA
- the rplL gene encoding 50S ribosomal protein L7/L12: protein MAKLTTDELLDAFKEMTLIELSEFVKQFEETFGVTAAAPVAVAAAPAAGGAAGGAEEAAAQDEFDVVLEAAGDKKINVIKEVRALTSLGLKEAKDLVEGAPKAILEKVNKETADKAKEALEGAGATVTLK from the coding sequence ATGGCGAAGCTCACCACCGACGAGCTCCTCGACGCGTTCAAGGAGATGACCCTCATCGAGCTCTCCGAGTTCGTGAAGCAGTTCGAGGAGACCTTCGGCGTCACCGCCGCTGCTCCCGTTGCCGTTGCCGCTGCCCCCGCCGCCGGCGGCGCCGCGGGCGGTGCCGAGGAGGCCGCTGCCCAGGACGAGTTCGACGTCGTCCTCGAGGCCGCTGGTGACAAGAAGATCAACGTCATCAAGGAGGTCCGCGCGCTGACCTCCCTCGGCCTCAAGGAGGCGAAGGACCTCGTCGAGGGCGCCCCGAAGGCGATCCTCGAGAAGGTCAACAAGGAGACGGCTGACAAGGCCAAGGAGGCCCTCGAGGGCGCCGGCGCCACCGTCACCCTCAAGTGA
- a CDS encoding MaoC/PaaZ C-terminal domain-containing protein: MSELTSGAELPAITYDVTRADLVAYAHASGDHNPIHQDEEIALAVGLPGVIAHGMYTLALVGRAVGEWTGGAEVVEIGAKFVAPVVVPAEGAARVTLAGTVGERTDDGLLPLALTITVDGTKVLGAPKAVVRA, encoded by the coding sequence ATGAGCGAGCTGACCAGCGGGGCCGAGCTGCCCGCGATCACCTACGACGTGACCCGCGCCGACCTGGTCGCCTACGCCCACGCCAGCGGCGACCACAACCCGATCCACCAGGACGAGGAGATCGCCCTCGCGGTCGGCCTCCCCGGCGTGATCGCCCACGGGATGTACACCCTGGCGCTCGTCGGCCGCGCGGTCGGCGAGTGGACCGGGGGAGCCGAGGTCGTCGAGATCGGCGCGAAGTTCGTCGCGCCGGTCGTCGTACCCGCTGAGGGCGCGGCGCGGGTGACCCTGGCCGGGACCGTCGGCGAGCGCACCGACGACGGCCTGCTGCCGCTCGCGCTGACCATCACCGTCGACGGCACGAAGGTGCTCGGGGCGCCCAAGGCCGTCGTCCGTGCCTGA
- the rpmG gene encoding 50S ribosomal protein L33 translates to MASKSSDVRPKITLACVDCKERNYITKKNRRNDPDRIELSKFCPRCRKHTAHRETR, encoded by the coding sequence GTGGCCAGCAAGAGCTCTGACGTTCGCCCCAAGATCACGCTTGCCTGCGTGGACTGCAAGGAGCGCAACTACATCACGAAGAAGAACCGGCGCAACGACCCCGACCGCATCGAGCTGTCGAAGTTCTGCCCGCGCTGCCGCAAGCACACCGCGCACCGCGAGACCCGCTGA
- a CDS encoding DUF4190 domain-containing protein, translating into MSEQPPLASPSGPEPSPDDSPAYGDVGGAAAPGAEPTRMVPPAPSPSFDKPTPEGPSYDSAPPPPPAGGGYGGYGAPGAGAPGGPGWAPYPVNPPGGAPYQVNQQYVAFGAPTHQLATTSLVLGIVGIAGILLTPFLLITFVAAACSPFAIWLGVRSRREIRANPRQYGGEGVATAGLVTGIIGVVLGVIGLLLILAFFVFLAAVFSTGA; encoded by the coding sequence ATGAGCGAGCAGCCGCCCCTGGCGTCCCCGTCCGGCCCGGAGCCGAGCCCCGACGACTCCCCGGCCTACGGCGACGTGGGCGGCGCGGCGGCTCCCGGCGCGGAGCCGACCCGGATGGTCCCGCCCGCACCCAGCCCCTCCTTCGACAAGCCGACGCCCGAGGGCCCGTCGTACGACAGCGCTCCACCGCCCCCGCCCGCCGGCGGTGGGTACGGCGGCTACGGCGCGCCCGGTGCCGGCGCTCCCGGCGGGCCGGGCTGGGCGCCGTACCCGGTCAACCCTCCGGGGGGCGCGCCCTACCAGGTCAACCAGCAGTACGTCGCCTTCGGCGCCCCGACCCACCAGCTCGCGACCACGTCGCTCGTGCTGGGCATCGTCGGGATCGCGGGGATCCTGCTGACGCCGTTCCTCCTGATCACCTTCGTCGCGGCGGCCTGCTCCCCGTTCGCGATCTGGCTGGGGGTGCGCTCGCGACGCGAGATCCGCGCCAACCCGCGGCAGTACGGCGGCGAGGGCGTCGCGACGGCCGGCCTCGTCACCGGCATCATCGGGGTGGTCCTCGGCGTGATCGGCCTGCTGCTGATCCTGGCGTTCTTCGTCTTCCTGGCCGCGGTGTTCAGCACCGGCGCCTGA
- the nusG gene encoding transcription termination/antitermination protein NusG, which yields MEQHVSEQYDSAPEIDEAADQVEAVEAADEDALEATLEADDTEQAVEVDETVDVEGADEIAAVEDEADEPAEDAADDVEDAEDAEDEAAEDEPAEAADEDPLEAFRRELWAKPGDWFVVHTYSGMENRVKQNLENRIHSLNMEDYIHEIVVPTEEVAEIKNGQRKMVKRTVLPGYVLVRMDLTDESWAAVRHTPSVTGFVGHSHQPVPLSMDEVEKMLAPAVVTAAAAEAEAAAASGGGTTSAAPAKKPVEVVDFGVNDSVLIVDGAFATLHATITEINAEAQRVKALVEIFGRETPVELSFAQIQRV from the coding sequence ATGGAGCAGCACGTGTCGGAGCAGTACGACTCGGCCCCCGAGATCGACGAGGCGGCCGACCAGGTCGAGGCCGTGGAGGCCGCTGACGAGGACGCCCTCGAGGCGACCCTCGAGGCGGACGACACCGAGCAGGCCGTCGAGGTCGACGAGACCGTCGACGTCGAGGGTGCTGACGAGATCGCCGCCGTCGAGGACGAGGCCGACGAGCCCGCCGAGGACGCCGCCGACGACGTCGAGGACGCCGAGGACGCCGAGGACGAGGCCGCTGAGGACGAGCCCGCCGAGGCTGCTGACGAGGACCCGCTCGAGGCGTTCCGCCGCGAGCTGTGGGCCAAGCCGGGCGACTGGTTCGTCGTGCACACCTACTCCGGCATGGAGAACCGGGTGAAGCAGAACCTCGAGAACCGGATCCACTCCCTCAACATGGAGGACTACATCCACGAGATCGTGGTCCCCACCGAGGAGGTCGCGGAGATCAAGAACGGCCAGCGCAAGATGGTCAAGCGCACCGTTCTCCCCGGCTACGTGCTGGTCCGCATGGACCTCACCGACGAGTCGTGGGCCGCCGTGCGCCACACCCCGTCGGTCACCGGCTTCGTCGGCCACAGCCACCAGCCGGTGCCGCTGAGCATGGACGAGGTCGAGAAGATGCTCGCCCCCGCCGTCGTCACCGCCGCGGCCGCCGAGGCCGAGGCCGCTGCCGCCTCCGGTGGTGGTACGACGAGCGCCGCTCCCGCGAAGAAGCCGGTCGAGGTCGTCGACTTCGGCGTCAACGACTCGGTCCTCATCGTCGACGGCGCCTTCGCGACGCTGCACGCCACGATCACCGAGATCAACGCCGAGGCCCAGCGGGTCAAGGCCCTGGTCGAGATCTTCGGCCGCGAGACCCCGGTCGAGCTGTCGTTCGCGCAGATCCAGCGCGTCTGA
- the secE gene encoding preprotein translocase subunit SecE: protein MSDAPAVRGGHKDSSGGKHPEKRTGPVTFYRQVVAELRKVVYPTRDQLVTYFFVVLAFVLVMIALVSLLDLGLGKLAFEVFTGADDI, encoded by the coding sequence GTGTCGGACGCTCCGGCAGTCCGCGGGGGTCACAAGGACTCCTCGGGCGGCAAGCACCCCGAGAAGCGCACCGGTCCGGTGACCTTCTACCGCCAGGTCGTCGCCGAGCTGCGCAAGGTGGTCTACCCCACCCGCGACCAGCTGGTGACCTACTTCTTCGTCGTCCTCGCGTTCGTTCTCGTGATGATCGCGCTCGTGTCGCTGCTGGACCTGGGTCTCGGCAAGCTCGCGTTCGAGGTCTTCACCGGCGCGGACGACATCTGA
- the rplK gene encoding 50S ribosomal protein L11 has protein sequence MPPKKKIAALVKVQLQAGSATPAPPVGTALGPHGVNIMDFCKAYNAQTESMRGNVIPVEITIYEDRSFDFITKTPPAAELIKKAAGLKKGSGVPHKEKVGKLTKDQVREIATTKLPDLNANDIDAAMKIVEGTARSMGVTIDG, from the coding sequence ATGCCTCCCAAGAAGAAGATCGCCGCACTCGTCAAGGTGCAGCTGCAGGCCGGCTCGGCCACCCCGGCTCCGCCGGTCGGTACCGCGCTCGGTCCCCACGGCGTCAACATCATGGACTTCTGCAAGGCGTACAACGCCCAGACCGAGTCCATGCGCGGCAACGTCATCCCGGTCGAGATCACGATCTACGAGGACCGGTCGTTCGACTTCATCACGAAGACGCCGCCGGCCGCTGAGCTGATCAAGAAGGCCGCCGGCCTCAAGAAGGGCTCGGGCGTCCCGCACAAGGAGAAGGTCGGCAAGCTGACCAAGGACCAGGTGCGCGAGATCGCGACGACGAAGCTCCCCGACCTCAACGCCAACGACATCGACGCCGCCATGAAGATCGTGGAGGGCACTGCCCGCTCCATGGGCGTCACCATCGACGGCTGA
- the rplA gene encoding 50S ribosomal protein L1 → MQRSKTYRAAAETFDKNELYAPLAAIKIAKTASKKKFDETVDVVFRLGVDPRKADQMVRGTVNLPHGTGKTARVLVFANGDKAEAAREAGADFVGSDELIDKVAGGWTDFDAVVATPDLMGKVGRLGRVLGPRGLMPNPKVGTVTPDPAKAVSDIKGGKIEFRVDRHANLHFIIGKASFSETQLAENYAAALEEVLRLKPASSKGRYLKKVTVSTTMGPGVQVDPNRIKNVAVEDEATA, encoded by the coding sequence ATGCAGCGCAGCAAGACCTACCGCGCGGCTGCGGAGACGTTCGACAAGAACGAGCTCTACGCGCCGCTCGCCGCGATCAAGATCGCGAAGACCGCCAGCAAGAAGAAGTTCGACGAGACCGTCGACGTCGTCTTCCGCCTCGGCGTCGACCCCCGCAAGGCCGACCAGATGGTGCGCGGCACCGTCAACCTGCCCCACGGCACCGGCAAGACCGCTCGCGTCCTCGTGTTCGCGAACGGTGACAAGGCCGAGGCCGCCCGCGAGGCCGGCGCGGACTTCGTCGGCAGCGACGAGCTGATCGACAAGGTCGCCGGCGGCTGGACCGACTTCGACGCCGTCGTCGCCACCCCGGACCTGATGGGCAAGGTCGGCCGCCTCGGTCGCGTGCTCGGCCCCCGTGGCCTCATGCCGAACCCCAAGGTCGGCACCGTCACCCCGGACCCGGCCAAGGCCGTCTCCGACATCAAGGGCGGCAAGATCGAGTTCCGCGTCGACCGCCACGCCAACCTGCACTTCATCATCGGCAAGGCGTCCTTCTCCGAGACCCAGCTCGCGGAGAACTACGCCGCCGCCCTCGAGGAGGTGCTGCGGCTCAAGCCGGCCAGCTCCAAGGGCCGCTACCTGAAGAAGGTCACCGTCTCCACGACCATGGGCCCCGGCGTCCAGGTCGACCCCAACCGCATCAAGAACGTCGCGGTCGAGGACGAGGCCACCGCCTGA
- a CDS encoding adenosine deaminase — protein MRDLHALPKAHLHLHFTGSMRHATLLELAERDGIHLPDALVAEWPPQLTAADEKGWFRFQRLYDVARSVLRTEDDVRRLVREAAEDDVADGGRWLEIQVDPSGYGGRFGGITAFTDLVLDAVRDASERTGLGMAVVIAANRTRHPLDARTLARLASQYVDRGVVGFGLSNDERRGRTEDFAGAFAIAERAGLLLAPHGGELRGPEHIRTCLDSLHAGRLGHGVRAAEDADLLKRIVDTGVALEVCPVSNVALGVYSDLTSVPLPTLLEAGATIALGADDPLLFGSRLAGQYATMRAAHDLSDAQLAELARMSLRASNAPQDLRERALADIDAWLAAPDS, from the coding sequence GTGCGGGACCTCCATGCTCTACCCAAGGCCCACCTCCACCTGCACTTCACCGGTTCCATGCGGCACGCGACGCTGCTCGAGCTCGCCGAGCGCGACGGCATCCACCTGCCCGACGCACTCGTGGCGGAGTGGCCGCCGCAGCTGACGGCGGCGGACGAGAAGGGCTGGTTCCGGTTCCAGCGCCTGTACGACGTCGCACGCTCCGTGCTGCGGACCGAGGACGACGTGCGCCGGCTCGTGCGCGAGGCCGCCGAGGACGATGTCGCCGACGGCGGCCGTTGGCTGGAGATCCAGGTCGACCCGAGCGGCTACGGCGGCCGCTTCGGCGGGATCACCGCCTTCACCGACCTGGTCCTCGACGCCGTGCGCGACGCGTCCGAGCGCACCGGCCTGGGCATGGCGGTCGTGATCGCCGCCAACCGGACCCGGCACCCGCTCGACGCCCGCACCCTCGCCCGGCTGGCCAGCCAGTACGTCGACCGGGGCGTCGTCGGCTTCGGGTTGTCGAACGACGAGCGGCGCGGGCGCACCGAGGACTTCGCGGGCGCGTTCGCGATCGCCGAGAGGGCGGGCCTCCTGCTGGCTCCGCACGGCGGCGAGCTGCGAGGACCGGAGCACATCCGCACCTGCCTCGACTCGCTGCACGCCGGACGACTGGGGCACGGGGTGCGGGCCGCCGAGGACGCCGACCTGCTGAAGCGGATCGTCGACACCGGTGTCGCGCTCGAGGTGTGCCCCGTCTCGAACGTCGCGCTCGGGGTCTACTCCGACCTGACCTCCGTGCCGCTGCCGACGCTGCTGGAGGCCGGCGCGACGATCGCCCTCGGCGCCGACGACCCGCTCCTGTTCGGGTCGCGGCTGGCCGGGCAGTACGCCACGATGCGCGCGGCCCACGACCTCTCCGACGCCCAGCTCGCCGAGCTCGCCCGGATGTCGCTGCGGGCCAGCAACGCCCCGCAGGATCTGCGGGAGCGCGCGCTGGCCGACATCGACGCCTGGCTGGCCGCACCGGACTCCTGA